The sequence GGTCTTGGACTTGAGCTGGTCGAAGAAGTCGAAGACGACCTCGGCGAGCGGCAGGGTGTAGCGGATCTCGACGCGGTCCTCGGAGAGGTAGTCCATGCCGAGGAGGGTGCCGCGGCGGGTCTGGCACAGCTCCATGATCGCGCCGATGAACTCGCTGGGGGCGAGGATCGTGGCCCGTACGACCGGCTCGTGCACCTGGTCGATCTTGCCGATCGGGAATTCGCTGGGGTTGGTGACGGTGTGCTCGGTGCCGTCCTCCATGTCCACGCGGTAGACCACGTTCGGCGCCGTGGCGATCAGGTCCAGCCCGAACTCGCGCTCCAGGCGCTCGCGGATGACCTCCAGGTGCAGCAGCCCCAGGAAGCCGACGCGGAAGCCGAAGCCGAGGGCCGCGGAGGTCTCCGGCTCGTAGACCAGCGCGGCGTCGTTGAGCTGGAGCTTGTCCAGCGCCTCGCGCAGCTCCGGGTAGTCCGAGCCGTCGAGCGGGTACAGCCCCGAGAACACCATCGGCTTGGGGTCCTTGTAGCCGCCCAGCGGCTCCTCGGCGCCCTTGGTGAGCTGGGTGATGGTGTCGCCGACCTTGGACTGGCGGACGTCCTTCACACCGGTGATCAGATAGCCGACCTCGCCCACGGACAGACCGTCGGCGGCCAGCATCTCCGGGGAGTTCGTACCGATCTCCAGCAGCTCGTGCGCGGCGCCGGTGGACATCATCCGGATGCGCTCACGCTTGCTCAGCGTGCCGTCGACGACCTTCACGTACGTCACCACGCCGCGGTACGCGTCGTAGACCGAGTCGAAGATCATCGCGCGGGCGGGCGCGTCCTTGACGCCGACGGGCGCGGGGACCTCACGGACCACCTTGTCCAGCAGCTCGGGGACGCCGACACCGGTCTTGGCGGAGACCTTCAGGACGTCCTCCGGGTCGCAGCCGACGAGGTTCGCCAGTTCGAGGGCGAACTTCTCGGGCTGCGCGGCCGGCAGGTCGATCTTGTTCAGTACGGGGATGATCGTGAGGTCGTGCTCCATCGCCAGGTAGAGGTTGGCGAGGGTCTGGGCCTCGATGCCCTGGGCGGCGTCGACGAGGAGGATGCAGCCCTCACAGGCGGCGAGCGAGCGCGAGACCTCGTAGGTGAAGTCGACGTGGCCCGGCGTGTCGATCATGTTGAGGATGTGGGTGGTGCCACTGGCCTCCTCGCCCTCGGAGGGCGACCAGGGCAGCCGGACCGCCTGGGACTTGATCGTGATGCCGCGCTCGCGCTCGATGTCCATCCGGTCGAGATACTGCGCGCGCATCTGCCGCTGGTCGACGACACCGGTGAGCTGGAGCATCCGGTCGGCGAGCGTCGACTTGCCGTGGTCGATGTGCGCGATGATGCAGAAGTTACGGAGGAGGGCCGGGTCGGTACGGCTCGGCTCCGGCACGTTCGTAGGGGTCGCGGGCACGCAGGGTCCATTCAGTGAACGCGGGTAGGCGGGACTCGGATATGTGACGTCTTCCCCATGGTCCCATGACCTGGGGCCGGGGTGAGGGTCGGCGGGGTCGGGCGGGGCCGCGGCGGTTCCGGGCGGGCCCGGGGGCGTCTCGCCGTGGGGCTGGGGGCGTCTCGCGGTGGCTGCGGGCGGGTTCCGGGGCGGTTCCGTGGCGGTTCAGGGCCGGCTCCGGGCCGGTTTGGGTGGCCATACGCCCTGCTGGTAGCCTGGTCCACTGCGCTTCGTGCCCTCTCTCGTGCGCGGCGCAACTCGAAACTCCAACGAACCTGAAAAGGCTCTTTCGTGGCGAACATCAAGTCCCAGATGAAGCGGATCAAGACCAACGAGAAGGCTCGGCAGCGCAACAAGTCTGCCAAGTCGGCTCTGAGCACCGCGATCCGTCGCACCCGCGAGGCCGTGGAGGCCGGTGACCTCGAGAAGGCCACCGCCGCCCAGGCCCTGGCGGCCAAGAAGCTCGACAAGGCCGTCAGCAAGGGTGTCATTCACAAGAACGCCGCCGCCAACAAGAAGTCGGCGCTGGCCAAGAAGGTCGCCGGCCTCAAGGGCTGACCCTTCCCCGTTTGACCTGTAACACCTCCGCCGCCAGGGACCCAGCGGCCCCTCTCACCGCTCCCTGACCGGCACCCCGCGCCGCACACGGCCTGCGTTCGCCACGCGGGTGCGGCGCTCCCGGCCCGCCCGGCGGTATCCGCCGACGGAGCCGCGACAGCTTGATACGAAGACCCCGCTCACGCCCCTTCCCCGGGGCGGAGGCGGGGTCTTCGTCATGCGGTGGGTGGGGCTCGGCCGCACCGGGGTGGGCGATCGGCGGGGCGATCACGGCCTCGGCGATCCGGGCGTCCGTGATATTCGCCACCGGGGCGTTCTCCTCGGAGCCCCGGCGCGGACCTGGCGGGCTACGCGTACACCCGCGGCCGGCCGGCTGGTCCACCCGGTCGAGCCGGTGGGGCCGGGGCGGGCGGCGCGGACGGGTCTCAGCGCTGTGACCGGGCCGCCCGGGCGATGGCGACGATGGCCTTCTCCAGGGCGTACGCGGGGTCGTCCCCGCCGCCCTTGACCCCCGCATCGGCCGCCGCCACCGCCCGCAGCGCCGTCGCCACGCCGTCCGCCGACCAGCCGCGCATCTGCTGCCGTACCCGGTCGATCTTCCACGGCGGCATGCCCAGGTCACGGGCGAGGTCGCCGGGGCGGGCGCCACGTGGGGCGGAGGCCAGTTTTCCGATGGCGCGGACGCCCTGGGCCAGCGCGCTGGTGATCATGACGGGGGCGACGCCGGTGGCGAGCGACCAGCGCAGCGCCTCCAGCGCCTCCGCGGCCCGGCCCTCGACGGCACGGTCCGCCACCGTGAAGCTCGACGCCTCGGCCCGTCCCGTGTAGTAGCGCGCGACGACGGCCGGGTCGATCGTGCCCTCGACATCGGCGGTCAACTGCGAACAGGCCGAGGCCAGCTCGCGCAGATCGCTGCCGATCGCATCGACCAGCGCCTGGCACGCCTCCGGAGTCGCGGAACGGCCGATGGCTCGGAACTCGCCCCGTACGAACGCCAGCCGGTCCGCCGGCTTGGTCATCTTGGCGCAGGCCACCTCGCGCGCCCCGGCCTTGCGGGCAGCATCCAGCAGCCCCTTGCCCTTGGCGCCGCCGGCATGCAGCAGGACGAGCGTGATCTCCTCGGCGGGCGACCCGAGATACGCCTTGACGTCCTTGATGGTGTCGGCGGAGAGGTCCTGTGCGTTGCGCACCACCACGACCTTGCGCTCGGCGAAGAGCGAGGGGCTGGTGAGCTCGGCGAGGGTGCCCGGCTGGAGCTGGTCGGGGGCCAGATCGCGGACATCGGTGTCCGCGTCGGCGGCGCGGGCGGCCGCCACCACCTGCTGCACCGCGCGGTCGAGGAGCAGGTCCTCCTGGCCCACGGCGAGCGTGACGGGGGCGAGAGGGTCGTCGTGAGCTGTCTTCCTGGCCATCGCGGTCCAGCATCCCACGCCCCACTGACAGCGCCGCCCCGGCTGCCTCGCTCCCGGACGTTCTGCCCGCGGTCACGACTTCCCCCTGCCTACCGTCCCCCCGCCGTCCCGCCGTCCCTTACGTGCGGTCCACCCCCGTCCCGCCGGGCTCGCCGTCTGTCGTGCTGCCCGGACCGGCCTTCGCCGCCCGCCGTCCCGAGTGCCCGTCCCCTGCCGGACAATGGACCGGTGAGCGACGCAGCACAGGCACATCCGGCCCCGCACCCCCACCACGCCCCGCCGCTGCGGCACGTCCTGGTCCTACCCGACCGCGATGCCGCCGAGGAGGTCGCGGAACGGCTGGCCGAACTCCTCGGCCTCACCGAGGAACCCCAGCTCGTACGGGACGCCCTGGCCGGCGAGGACGACGCCGAGGACGCGCAGTGGCTGGTCGTGGTCGAGGACCCGGACGCGGCCCACGACCCGGCGCGGCTGGACGAGCTGGCGGCCGAGTACGACGGATGGCGCGAGGCCGAATAGACGGCAGCCGGATGCCGGCCGGCCCGGGGTCGCCCGCTGGGCGTCCGCTCGGTGGCGAACCGACGGCGGGTGCGGTCGGCCACGGGCCCCGCGCCGACCGGCGGGGCCCGCTCCCCGGAGGCGGTCTGCTGCCCCGGCCCCCGCGCCGCAGACACCCGCGGACCCGGCGCCGACGGCCGCGCAGCACGGCGGTCAGCCGGTCGTGGGTGCCGAGCACCGCGAGGGAACCGTCGGTGTCGGTGCGCAGCACCCGGGCGCCCTGGGCGCGGAGCTCCGCGACGGTGCGGGGCGAGGGGTGGCCGTACGGATTACCGGCGCCCACCGATATCAGGGCCAGGCGCGGCGCCAGGCGGTGTATCAGCTCGGGATCCTGATAGGCCGAGCCGTGGTGTGCCACCTTGAGGACGTCGACGGCAGGCAGCTCCGGGTGGGCGGCCAACAGGGCCTGCTGGGCGGGCGGTTCGAGGTCGCCGAGCAGCAGGAGGGTCAGACCGCCCGTCCGCACGAGCAGGGTGACGCTGGAGTCGTTGGGGTCGGGGGGAACGGGGGTCGGTGCCTGGACTCCCGTTCCCGGCGCTTGGGCGGGCGGCCAGAGGACCTCCCAGCTCAGGGAGCCCAGGCGGCGACGCTCCCCGGCCACGGCGCGGATGACCGGCACATGGGCCGCCGCGGCCCGGCGGCGTACGAACTCGGCCTGCCCTGAGGGGACATCGAGCGTGGTGGTCTCGATCGCGCCGACCGCTCGGCCGTTCAGCGCGCCGGGCAGGCCGTCCACGTGGTCCGCATGAAAATGCGTCAGCACGAGAAGCGGAATGCGGCGGATACCGAGGTCGGTCAGGCAGCGGTCGATGGCGCGGGGCTCGGGGCCGGTGTCGACGACGAGGGCCGTACCGTCTCCGGCCGCC is a genomic window of Streptomyces gilvosporeus containing:
- the lepA gene encoding translation elongation factor 4, whose amino-acid sequence is MPATPTNVPEPSRTDPALLRNFCIIAHIDHGKSTLADRMLQLTGVVDQRQMRAQYLDRMDIERERGITIKSQAVRLPWSPSEGEEASGTTHILNMIDTPGHVDFTYEVSRSLAACEGCILLVDAAQGIEAQTLANLYLAMEHDLTIIPVLNKIDLPAAQPEKFALELANLVGCDPEDVLKVSAKTGVGVPELLDKVVREVPAPVGVKDAPARAMIFDSVYDAYRGVVTYVKVVDGTLSKRERIRMMSTGAAHELLEIGTNSPEMLAADGLSVGEVGYLITGVKDVRQSKVGDTITQLTKGAEEPLGGYKDPKPMVFSGLYPLDGSDYPELREALDKLQLNDAALVYEPETSAALGFGFRVGFLGLLHLEVIRERLEREFGLDLIATAPNVVYRVDMEDGTEHTVTNPSEFPIGKIDQVHEPVVRATILAPSEFIGAIMELCQTRRGTLLGMDYLSEDRVEIRYTLPLAEVVFDFFDQLKSKTRGYASLDYEPTGEQTSDLVKVDILLHGDKVDAFSAITHKDKAYAYGVRLVAKLRELIPRQGFEVPIQAAIGSRVIARETVRAIRKDVLAKCYGGDISRKRKLLEKQKEGKKRMKMVGSVEVPQEAFIAVLSSDTDGDKKK
- the rpsT gene encoding 30S ribosomal protein S20; its protein translation is MANIKSQMKRIKTNEKARQRNKSAKSALSTAIRRTREAVEAGDLEKATAAQALAAKKLDKAVSKGVIHKNAAANKKSALAKKVAGLKG
- the holA gene encoding DNA polymerase III subunit delta, with protein sequence MARKTAHDDPLAPVTLAVGQEDLLLDRAVQQVVAAARAADADTDVRDLAPDQLQPGTLAELTSPSLFAERKVVVVRNAQDLSADTIKDVKAYLGSPAEEITLVLLHAGGAKGKGLLDAARKAGAREVACAKMTKPADRLAFVRGEFRAIGRSATPEACQALVDAIGSDLRELASACSQLTADVEGTIDPAVVARYYTGRAEASSFTVADRAVEGRAAEALEALRWSLATGVAPVMITSALAQGVRAIGKLASAPRGARPGDLARDLGMPPWKIDRVRQQMRGWSADGVATALRAVAAADAGVKGGGDDPAYALEKAIVAIARAARSQR